One segment of Alnus glutinosa chromosome 2, dhAlnGlut1.1, whole genome shotgun sequence DNA contains the following:
- the LOC133861239 gene encoding calcium-binding protein PBP1-like, translated as MAGIGKGAVFEDLLPVMADKLGGDGLIRELCNGFQLLMDKDKGVITLESLRRNSALLGLQDLKEDELVSMVKEGDADGDGALNQMEFCVLMFRLSPELMEESQFWLEEAVEEELNNNTGRF; from the coding sequence ATGGCAGGGATTGGCAAAGGGGCTGTTTTTGAGGATTTGCTGCCTGTGATGGCCGACAAACTGGGCGGCGATGGGCTAATAAGGGAGCTGTGTAATGGGTTTCAGTTGCTGATGGACAAGGACAAGGGGGTGATCACTCTGGAGAGCCTGAGGAGGAATTCTGCGCTTCTGGGTCTACAGGACTTGAAGGAGGACGAGCTTGTGAGCATGGTCAAGGAGGGTGATGCGGACGGCGATGGGGCGCTAAATCAGATGGAATTCTGTGTCTTGATGTTCAGACTCAGCCCTGAGTTGATGGAGGAGTCTCAGTTCTGGCTTGAGGAGGCCGTGGAAGAGGAGCTCAATAACAATACTGGTAGATTCTGA
- the LOC133861177 gene encoding calcium-binding protein PBP1-like, whose protein sequence is MAGIGRGAAFEDLLPVMADRLGGDGLIRELCNGFQLLMDKDKGVITLESLRRNSALLGLQDLKEDELVSMVREGDLDGDGALNQMEFCVLMFRLSPELMEESQFWLEEAVEAELN, encoded by the coding sequence ATGGCAGGGATTGGCAGAGGGGCTGCTTTTGAAGATTTGCTGCCGGTGATGGCTGACAGACTGGGTGGCGATGGGCTAATAAGGGAGCTGTGTAATGGGTTTCAGTTGCTGATGGACAAGGACAAGGGGGTGATCACTTTGGAGAGCCTGAGGAGGAATTCTGCGCTTCTGGGTCTACAGGACTTGAAGGAGGACGAGCTTGTGAGCATGGTCAGGGAAGGTGATTTGGACGGCGATGGGGCGCTAAATCAGATGGAATTTTGTGTCTTGATGTTCAGACTCAGCCCTGAGTTGATGGAGGAGTCTCAGTTCTGGCTTGAGGAGGCCGTGGAGGCTGAGCTCAACTAG
- the LOC133861436 gene encoding calcium-binding protein PBP1-like yields MAGIGRGAAFEDLLPVMADRLGGDGLIRELCNGFQLLMDKDKGVITLESLRRNSALLGLQDLKEDELVSMVREGDLDGDGALNQMEFCVLMFRLSPELMEESQFWLEEAVEAELN; encoded by the coding sequence ATGGCAGGGATTGGCAGAGGGGCTGCTTTTGAAGATTTGCTGCCGGTGATGGCTGACAGACTGGGTGGCGATGGGCTAATAAGGGAGCTGTGTAATGGGTTTCAGTTGCTGATGGACAAGGACAAGGGGGTGATCACTTTGGAGAGCCTGAGGAGGAATTCTGCGCTTCTGGGTCTACAGGACTTGAAGGAGGACGAGCTTGTGAGCATGGTCAGGGAAGGTGATTTGGACGGCGATGGGGCGCTAAATCAGATGGAATTTTGTGTCTTGATGTTCAGACTCAGCCCTGAGTTGATGGAGGAGTCTCAGTTCTGGCTTGAGGAGGCCGTGGAGGCGGAGCTCAACTAG
- the LOC133860731 gene encoding G-type lectin S-receptor-like serine/threonine-protein kinase At4g03230 isoform X2, producing the protein MRKTIIITVSVKYMVSNLFLSHTFLFCLSFWLCSARDTITFSRLVSCDQGDTLISAGERFELGFFTPGSDTRKYVGIWYYSSNPRTVVWVANRDNPLSGTNGVFAVAEDGNLKVLDGSGKIYWSTNYETSLAMNRTAKLMDNGNLVVSHEENENGSRRVVWQSFDYPTDTFLPGMKMEKNLVLASWNSYDDPAPGNFTFRLDQGGADQFVIWKRSLRYWKSGVSGKIISSDEMPSAIFYLLSNFTSTIVDNDSVPHLTASLYINTRLVMDVLGQVQYLKWETEKIWSLIWAEPRDRCSVYNACGNFASCNSKNDIMCKCLPGFKPSSMENWIRGDFSGGCTRKSILCGKNMESDTFLSLKTMKVGNPDSQFNAKNELECQIECLDNCECQAYSYEVAELARRGGIGSSACWIWSEDLNNIQEEYDNGRDLYVRVAVSDIEATTRNCETCGTNMIPYPLSTGPKCGDPMYFNFRCNISSGQVSFESPGGTYRVTSIYPETQKFVIQIKDADNCGDKNTQDKLLQLNQSLPFNVINWCNVAPANSSSDMSFKGEDEVEIGWYPPPEPTCSLPTDCKDWPYSSCNATGDGKRRCLCNADLVWDSLSLNCTEENRGTAQKSPVFHLYDNERRVKDLIESGRFKENDAKAIDVPFFDLESILAATNSFSNSNKLGQGGFGSVYKGKFSGGKEIAVKRLSSGSGQGLEEFKNEVVLIAKLQHRNLVRLLGYCVKGDEKMLLYEYMPNKSLDSFIFDRKLCELLDWDMRFNIILGIARGLLYLHQDSRLRIIHRDLKTSNILLDEEMNPKISDFGLARIFGGKETAASTKRVVGTYGYMSPEYALDGFFSVKSDVFSFGVVVLEIISGKRNTGFYQPVQGLSLLGYAWHLWKEDKSLDLIDQTLSRSCNTNEYLKCVNVGLLCVQEDPSDRPTMSNVVFMLGSEAATLPNPKQPAFVLRRCPSSRASSSSKPETCSNNVLTVTLDDGR; encoded by the exons atgagaaaaaccatCATCATTACTGTTTCTGTAAAATACATGGTGTCTAACCTCTTCTTATCCcacacatttttattttgcttatCTTTTTGGCTCTGCTCCGCTAGAGATACCATAACATTTAGCAGATTGGTAAGCTGTGATCAAGGGGATACTCTTATTTCAGCAGGAGAAAGATTTGAGCTTGGATTTTTTACTCCTGGTTCTGACACTAGAAAATATGTCGGAATATGGTATTACAGTTCAAATCCAAGAACTGTTGTGTGGGTTGCCAATCGGGACAACCCACTTTCAGGTACTAATGGTGTTTTTGCTGTTGCAGAGGATGGCAATCTCAAGGTGTTGGATGGGAGTGGAAAGATTTACTGGTCGACAAACTACGAAACATCATTGGCCATGAACAGGACAGCAAAGTTAATGGATAATGGGAACCTGGTTGTGAGCCATGAAGAGAATGAAAATGGGTCGAGGAGAGTTGTCTGGCAGAGTTTTGACTACCCAACTGATACATTTCTTCCAGGCatgaaaatggagaaaaattTAGTATTGGCTTCTTGGAATAGTTATGATGATCCAGCACCAGGGAACTTCACTTTTCGGCTAGATCAAGGAGGAGCAGACCAGTTCGTCATCTGGAAAAGATCGTTAAGGTACTGGAAAAGTGGAGTTTCAGGTAAGATCATTAGTTCTGATGAGATGCCCTCTGCTATATTTTACTTGCTATCGAACTTCACCTCAACCATAGTCGACAATGACTCTGTTCCACATCTCACAGCATCATTATACATTAATACGAGGTTGGTTATGGATGTTTTGGGCCAAGTACAGTATTTGAAGTGGGAAACTGAGAAGATTTGGTCATTAATTTGGGCAGAGCCCAGGGATAGATGCAGTGTTTATAATGCTTGTGGAAATTTTGCTAGCTGTAACAGTAAGAATGACATAATGTGCAAGTGTTTGCCTGGTTTCAAGCCTAGCTCGATGGAGAACTGGATCAGAGGAGATTTTTCAGGAGGCTGCACTAGAAAGTCAATATTATGTGGCAAAAATATGGAGAGTGACACATTCTTGAGTCTAAAGACGATGAAAGTGGGAAACCCTGATTCTCAATTTAATGCCAAGAATGAATTGGAATGCCAAATAGAGTGCCTTGACAATTGCGAGTGCCAGGCTTATTCATATGAAGTAGCTGAACTGGCACGGCGGGGTGGGATTGGCAGTTCTGCATGCTGGATTTGGTCGGAGGATCTCAACAATATTCAGGAGGAGTATGACAATGGCCGTGATCTTTATGTACGTGTAGCAGTTTCTGATATAG AAGCAACGACTAGAAATTGTGAGACTTGTGGCACAAATATGATTCCCTATCCTCTTAGCACTGGACCAAAATGTGGTGATCCAATGTACTTCAATTTTCGCTGCAACATTTCCTCAGGCCAGGTTAGCTTTGAGTCACCTGGCGGAACCTACAGAGTCACAAGCATCTATCCAGAGACACAAAAGTTTGTCATCCAAATAAAAGATGCAGATAATTGTGGGGATAAGAACACACAAGATAAATTACTGCAGCTCAACCAGTCATTGCCATTTAATGTGATTAACTGGTGCAATGTTGCGCCAGCCAACTCTAGTTCTGACATGTCCTTCAAAGGTGAAGATGAAGTTGAGATTGGTTGGTATCCACCACCAGAGCCAACTTGCTCTTTGCCTACAGACTGCAAGGACTGGCCATATTCATCCTGCAATGCAACTGGAGATGGGAAGAGAAGGTGCCTTTGCAATGCAGACCTTGTATGGGATAGCTTGAGCTTGAATTGTACTGAAG AAAACAGGGGAACTGCTCAGAAAAGTCCAGTGTTTCACTTATATGACAATGAGAGACGTGTCAAAGACTTGATTGAATCAGGACGGTTCAAAGAAAATGATGCAAAAGCAATAGATGTACCATTTTTTGATTTGGAAAGCATACTAGCTGCTACAAATAGCTTCTCGAATTCAAACAAGCTTGGACAAGGGGGGTTTGGTTCTGTTTACAAG GGTAAGTTTTCAGGAGGAAAAGAAATTGCTGTAAAGAGGCTTTCCAGTGGTTCGGGGCAAGGTCTAGAAGAATTTAAAAACGAGGTTGTATTGATTGCCAAACTTCAACATCGGAATCTGGTTAGACTTTTGGGCTATTGTGTCAAAGGAGATGAAAAGATGCTGCTATATGAGTATATGCCAAACAAAAGCTTAGACTCCTTCATATTTG ATCGAAAGCTATGTGAGTTATTAGACTGGGACATGCGGTTCAATATCATTTTAGGAATTGCTCGAGGGCTTCTATATCTTCATCAAGATTCTAGGTTAAGGATCATTCATAGAGACCTGAAAACAAGCAACATTCTACTAGATGAGGAGATGAACCCCAAAATCTCAGACTTTGGCTTGGCAAGGATTTTTGGCGGCAAAGAAACTGCAGCAAGCACCAAAAGAGTAGTTGGGACATA CGGCTATATGTCTCCAGAGTATGCACTAGATGGGTTTTTCTCAGTCAAGTCGGATGTCTTTAGCTTCGGTGTTGTTGTGCTTGAGATTATTAGTGGGAAAAGGAACACAGGGTTTTATCAACCTGTACAAGGTTTAAGTCTTCTAGGCTAT GCATGGCATTTGTGGAAAGAAGACAAGTCACTGGATTTAATAGACCAGACACTATCCAGAAGTTGCAACACAAATGAATATTTGAAGTGTGTGAATGTCGGGCTCTTATGCGTGCAAGAAGATCCAAGTGATCGTCCGACAATGTCTAATGTAGTTTTCATGCTTGGCAGTGAAGCTGCAACTCTTCCAAACCCTAAACAGccagcttttgttcttagaagaTGCCCTTCTAGCAGAGCTTCTTCTTCTAGTAAGCCTGAAACCTGCTCTAACAACGTGTTAACAGTGACTTTGGACGATGGACGATAA
- the LOC133860731 gene encoding G-type lectin S-receptor-like serine/threonine-protein kinase At4g03230 isoform X1: protein MRKTIIITVSVKYMVSNLFLSHTFLFCLSFWLCSARDTITFSRLVSCDQGDTLISAGERFELGFFTPGSDTRKYVGIWYYSSNPRTVVWVANRDNPLSGTNGVFAVAEDGNLKVLDGSGKIYWSTNYETSLAMNRTAKLMDNGNLVVSHEENENGSRRVVWQSFDYPTDTFLPGMKMEKNLVLASWNSYDDPAPGNFTFRLDQGGADQFVIWKRSLRYWKSGVSGKIISSDEMPSAIFYLLSNFTSTIVDNDSVPHLTASLYINTRLVMDVLGQVQYLKWETEKIWSLIWAEPRDRCSVYNACGNFASCNSKNDIMCKCLPGFKPSSMENWIRGDFSGGCTRKSILCGKNMESDTFLSLKTMKVGNPDSQFNAKNELECQIECLDNCECQAYSYEVAELARRGGIGSSACWIWSEDLNNIQEEYDNGRDLYVRVAVSDIEATTRNCETCGTNMIPYPLSTGPKCGDPMYFNFRCNISSGQVSFESPGGTYRVTSIYPETQKFVIQIKDADNCGDKNTQDKLLQLNQSLPFNVINWCNVAPANSSSDMSFKGEDEVEIGWYPPPEPTCSLPTDCKDWPYSSCNATGDGKRRCLCNADLVWDSLSLNCTEGTARHSRGKMSLSLIIAIAFTSVIVLFTLSSTIVYIYICRRRMAKRQENRGTAQKSPVFHLYDNERRVKDLIESGRFKENDAKAIDVPFFDLESILAATNSFSNSNKLGQGGFGSVYKGKFSGGKEIAVKRLSSGSGQGLEEFKNEVVLIAKLQHRNLVRLLGYCVKGDEKMLLYEYMPNKSLDSFIFDRKLCELLDWDMRFNIILGIARGLLYLHQDSRLRIIHRDLKTSNILLDEEMNPKISDFGLARIFGGKETAASTKRVVGTYGYMSPEYALDGFFSVKSDVFSFGVVVLEIISGKRNTGFYQPVQGLSLLGYAWHLWKEDKSLDLIDQTLSRSCNTNEYLKCVNVGLLCVQEDPSDRPTMSNVVFMLGSEAATLPNPKQPAFVLRRCPSSRASSSSKPETCSNNVLTVTLDDGR from the exons atgagaaaaaccatCATCATTACTGTTTCTGTAAAATACATGGTGTCTAACCTCTTCTTATCCcacacatttttattttgcttatCTTTTTGGCTCTGCTCCGCTAGAGATACCATAACATTTAGCAGATTGGTAAGCTGTGATCAAGGGGATACTCTTATTTCAGCAGGAGAAAGATTTGAGCTTGGATTTTTTACTCCTGGTTCTGACACTAGAAAATATGTCGGAATATGGTATTACAGTTCAAATCCAAGAACTGTTGTGTGGGTTGCCAATCGGGACAACCCACTTTCAGGTACTAATGGTGTTTTTGCTGTTGCAGAGGATGGCAATCTCAAGGTGTTGGATGGGAGTGGAAAGATTTACTGGTCGACAAACTACGAAACATCATTGGCCATGAACAGGACAGCAAAGTTAATGGATAATGGGAACCTGGTTGTGAGCCATGAAGAGAATGAAAATGGGTCGAGGAGAGTTGTCTGGCAGAGTTTTGACTACCCAACTGATACATTTCTTCCAGGCatgaaaatggagaaaaattTAGTATTGGCTTCTTGGAATAGTTATGATGATCCAGCACCAGGGAACTTCACTTTTCGGCTAGATCAAGGAGGAGCAGACCAGTTCGTCATCTGGAAAAGATCGTTAAGGTACTGGAAAAGTGGAGTTTCAGGTAAGATCATTAGTTCTGATGAGATGCCCTCTGCTATATTTTACTTGCTATCGAACTTCACCTCAACCATAGTCGACAATGACTCTGTTCCACATCTCACAGCATCATTATACATTAATACGAGGTTGGTTATGGATGTTTTGGGCCAAGTACAGTATTTGAAGTGGGAAACTGAGAAGATTTGGTCATTAATTTGGGCAGAGCCCAGGGATAGATGCAGTGTTTATAATGCTTGTGGAAATTTTGCTAGCTGTAACAGTAAGAATGACATAATGTGCAAGTGTTTGCCTGGTTTCAAGCCTAGCTCGATGGAGAACTGGATCAGAGGAGATTTTTCAGGAGGCTGCACTAGAAAGTCAATATTATGTGGCAAAAATATGGAGAGTGACACATTCTTGAGTCTAAAGACGATGAAAGTGGGAAACCCTGATTCTCAATTTAATGCCAAGAATGAATTGGAATGCCAAATAGAGTGCCTTGACAATTGCGAGTGCCAGGCTTATTCATATGAAGTAGCTGAACTGGCACGGCGGGGTGGGATTGGCAGTTCTGCATGCTGGATTTGGTCGGAGGATCTCAACAATATTCAGGAGGAGTATGACAATGGCCGTGATCTTTATGTACGTGTAGCAGTTTCTGATATAG AAGCAACGACTAGAAATTGTGAGACTTGTGGCACAAATATGATTCCCTATCCTCTTAGCACTGGACCAAAATGTGGTGATCCAATGTACTTCAATTTTCGCTGCAACATTTCCTCAGGCCAGGTTAGCTTTGAGTCACCTGGCGGAACCTACAGAGTCACAAGCATCTATCCAGAGACACAAAAGTTTGTCATCCAAATAAAAGATGCAGATAATTGTGGGGATAAGAACACACAAGATAAATTACTGCAGCTCAACCAGTCATTGCCATTTAATGTGATTAACTGGTGCAATGTTGCGCCAGCCAACTCTAGTTCTGACATGTCCTTCAAAGGTGAAGATGAAGTTGAGATTGGTTGGTATCCACCACCAGAGCCAACTTGCTCTTTGCCTACAGACTGCAAGGACTGGCCATATTCATCCTGCAATGCAACTGGAGATGGGAAGAGAAGGTGCCTTTGCAATGCAGACCTTGTATGGGATAGCTTGAGCTTGAATTGTACTGAAG GAACAGCAAGACATTCAAGAGGGAAGATGTCCTTGTCTCTGATTATTGCAATAGCTTTTACAAGTGTAATTGTCCTATTTACTCTCTCAAGTACTATTGTTTATATCTATATTTGTAGGAGGAGGATGGCTAAGAGACAAG AAAACAGGGGAACTGCTCAGAAAAGTCCAGTGTTTCACTTATATGACAATGAGAGACGTGTCAAAGACTTGATTGAATCAGGACGGTTCAAAGAAAATGATGCAAAAGCAATAGATGTACCATTTTTTGATTTGGAAAGCATACTAGCTGCTACAAATAGCTTCTCGAATTCAAACAAGCTTGGACAAGGGGGGTTTGGTTCTGTTTACAAG GGTAAGTTTTCAGGAGGAAAAGAAATTGCTGTAAAGAGGCTTTCCAGTGGTTCGGGGCAAGGTCTAGAAGAATTTAAAAACGAGGTTGTATTGATTGCCAAACTTCAACATCGGAATCTGGTTAGACTTTTGGGCTATTGTGTCAAAGGAGATGAAAAGATGCTGCTATATGAGTATATGCCAAACAAAAGCTTAGACTCCTTCATATTTG ATCGAAAGCTATGTGAGTTATTAGACTGGGACATGCGGTTCAATATCATTTTAGGAATTGCTCGAGGGCTTCTATATCTTCATCAAGATTCTAGGTTAAGGATCATTCATAGAGACCTGAAAACAAGCAACATTCTACTAGATGAGGAGATGAACCCCAAAATCTCAGACTTTGGCTTGGCAAGGATTTTTGGCGGCAAAGAAACTGCAGCAAGCACCAAAAGAGTAGTTGGGACATA CGGCTATATGTCTCCAGAGTATGCACTAGATGGGTTTTTCTCAGTCAAGTCGGATGTCTTTAGCTTCGGTGTTGTTGTGCTTGAGATTATTAGTGGGAAAAGGAACACAGGGTTTTATCAACCTGTACAAGGTTTAAGTCTTCTAGGCTAT GCATGGCATTTGTGGAAAGAAGACAAGTCACTGGATTTAATAGACCAGACACTATCCAGAAGTTGCAACACAAATGAATATTTGAAGTGTGTGAATGTCGGGCTCTTATGCGTGCAAGAAGATCCAAGTGATCGTCCGACAATGTCTAATGTAGTTTTCATGCTTGGCAGTGAAGCTGCAACTCTTCCAAACCCTAAACAGccagcttttgttcttagaagaTGCCCTTCTAGCAGAGCTTCTTCTTCTAGTAAGCCTGAAACCTGCTCTAACAACGTGTTAACAGTGACTTTGGACGATGGACGATAA
- the LOC133860731 gene encoding G-type lectin S-receptor-like serine/threonine-protein kinase At4g03230 isoform X3 gives MSEYEDGNLKVLDGSGKIYWSTNYETSLAMNRTAKLMDNGNLVVSHEENENGSRRVVWQSFDYPTDTFLPGMKMEKNLVLASWNSYDDPAPGNFTFRLDQGGADQFVIWKRSLRYWKSGVSGKIISSDEMPSAIFYLLSNFTSTIVDNDSVPHLTASLYINTRLVMDVLGQVQYLKWETEKIWSLIWAEPRDRCSVYNACGNFASCNSKNDIMCKCLPGFKPSSMENWIRGDFSGGCTRKSILCGKNMESDTFLSLKTMKVGNPDSQFNAKNELECQIECLDNCECQAYSYEVAELARRGGIGSSACWIWSEDLNNIQEEYDNGRDLYVRVAVSDIEATTRNCETCGTNMIPYPLSTGPKCGDPMYFNFRCNISSGQVSFESPGGTYRVTSIYPETQKFVIQIKDADNCGDKNTQDKLLQLNQSLPFNVINWCNVAPANSSSDMSFKGEDEVEIGWYPPPEPTCSLPTDCKDWPYSSCNATGDGKRRCLCNADLVWDSLSLNCTEGTARHSRGKMSLSLIIAIAFTSVIVLFTLSSTIVYIYICRRRMAKRQENRGTAQKSPVFHLYDNERRVKDLIESGRFKENDAKAIDVPFFDLESILAATNSFSNSNKLGQGGFGSVYKGKFSGGKEIAVKRLSSGSGQGLEEFKNEVVLIAKLQHRNLVRLLGYCVKGDEKMLLYEYMPNKSLDSFIFDRKLCELLDWDMRFNIILGIARGLLYLHQDSRLRIIHRDLKTSNILLDEEMNPKISDFGLARIFGGKETAASTKRVVGTYGYMSPEYALDGFFSVKSDVFSFGVVVLEIISGKRNTGFYQPVQGLSLLGYAWHLWKEDKSLDLIDQTLSRSCNTNEYLKCVNVGLLCVQEDPSDRPTMSNVVFMLGSEAATLPNPKQPAFVLRRCPSSRASSSSKPETCSNNVLTVTLDDGR, from the exons ATGTCGGAATATG AGGATGGCAATCTCAAGGTGTTGGATGGGAGTGGAAAGATTTACTGGTCGACAAACTACGAAACATCATTGGCCATGAACAGGACAGCAAAGTTAATGGATAATGGGAACCTGGTTGTGAGCCATGAAGAGAATGAAAATGGGTCGAGGAGAGTTGTCTGGCAGAGTTTTGACTACCCAACTGATACATTTCTTCCAGGCatgaaaatggagaaaaattTAGTATTGGCTTCTTGGAATAGTTATGATGATCCAGCACCAGGGAACTTCACTTTTCGGCTAGATCAAGGAGGAGCAGACCAGTTCGTCATCTGGAAAAGATCGTTAAGGTACTGGAAAAGTGGAGTTTCAGGTAAGATCATTAGTTCTGATGAGATGCCCTCTGCTATATTTTACTTGCTATCGAACTTCACCTCAACCATAGTCGACAATGACTCTGTTCCACATCTCACAGCATCATTATACATTAATACGAGGTTGGTTATGGATGTTTTGGGCCAAGTACAGTATTTGAAGTGGGAAACTGAGAAGATTTGGTCATTAATTTGGGCAGAGCCCAGGGATAGATGCAGTGTTTATAATGCTTGTGGAAATTTTGCTAGCTGTAACAGTAAGAATGACATAATGTGCAAGTGTTTGCCTGGTTTCAAGCCTAGCTCGATGGAGAACTGGATCAGAGGAGATTTTTCAGGAGGCTGCACTAGAAAGTCAATATTATGTGGCAAAAATATGGAGAGTGACACATTCTTGAGTCTAAAGACGATGAAAGTGGGAAACCCTGATTCTCAATTTAATGCCAAGAATGAATTGGAATGCCAAATAGAGTGCCTTGACAATTGCGAGTGCCAGGCTTATTCATATGAAGTAGCTGAACTGGCACGGCGGGGTGGGATTGGCAGTTCTGCATGCTGGATTTGGTCGGAGGATCTCAACAATATTCAGGAGGAGTATGACAATGGCCGTGATCTTTATGTACGTGTAGCAGTTTCTGATATAG AAGCAACGACTAGAAATTGTGAGACTTGTGGCACAAATATGATTCCCTATCCTCTTAGCACTGGACCAAAATGTGGTGATCCAATGTACTTCAATTTTCGCTGCAACATTTCCTCAGGCCAGGTTAGCTTTGAGTCACCTGGCGGAACCTACAGAGTCACAAGCATCTATCCAGAGACACAAAAGTTTGTCATCCAAATAAAAGATGCAGATAATTGTGGGGATAAGAACACACAAGATAAATTACTGCAGCTCAACCAGTCATTGCCATTTAATGTGATTAACTGGTGCAATGTTGCGCCAGCCAACTCTAGTTCTGACATGTCCTTCAAAGGTGAAGATGAAGTTGAGATTGGTTGGTATCCACCACCAGAGCCAACTTGCTCTTTGCCTACAGACTGCAAGGACTGGCCATATTCATCCTGCAATGCAACTGGAGATGGGAAGAGAAGGTGCCTTTGCAATGCAGACCTTGTATGGGATAGCTTGAGCTTGAATTGTACTGAAG GAACAGCAAGACATTCAAGAGGGAAGATGTCCTTGTCTCTGATTATTGCAATAGCTTTTACAAGTGTAATTGTCCTATTTACTCTCTCAAGTACTATTGTTTATATCTATATTTGTAGGAGGAGGATGGCTAAGAGACAAG AAAACAGGGGAACTGCTCAGAAAAGTCCAGTGTTTCACTTATATGACAATGAGAGACGTGTCAAAGACTTGATTGAATCAGGACGGTTCAAAGAAAATGATGCAAAAGCAATAGATGTACCATTTTTTGATTTGGAAAGCATACTAGCTGCTACAAATAGCTTCTCGAATTCAAACAAGCTTGGACAAGGGGGGTTTGGTTCTGTTTACAAG GGTAAGTTTTCAGGAGGAAAAGAAATTGCTGTAAAGAGGCTTTCCAGTGGTTCGGGGCAAGGTCTAGAAGAATTTAAAAACGAGGTTGTATTGATTGCCAAACTTCAACATCGGAATCTGGTTAGACTTTTGGGCTATTGTGTCAAAGGAGATGAAAAGATGCTGCTATATGAGTATATGCCAAACAAAAGCTTAGACTCCTTCATATTTG ATCGAAAGCTATGTGAGTTATTAGACTGGGACATGCGGTTCAATATCATTTTAGGAATTGCTCGAGGGCTTCTATATCTTCATCAAGATTCTAGGTTAAGGATCATTCATAGAGACCTGAAAACAAGCAACATTCTACTAGATGAGGAGATGAACCCCAAAATCTCAGACTTTGGCTTGGCAAGGATTTTTGGCGGCAAAGAAACTGCAGCAAGCACCAAAAGAGTAGTTGGGACATA CGGCTATATGTCTCCAGAGTATGCACTAGATGGGTTTTTCTCAGTCAAGTCGGATGTCTTTAGCTTCGGTGTTGTTGTGCTTGAGATTATTAGTGGGAAAAGGAACACAGGGTTTTATCAACCTGTACAAGGTTTAAGTCTTCTAGGCTAT GCATGGCATTTGTGGAAAGAAGACAAGTCACTGGATTTAATAGACCAGACACTATCCAGAAGTTGCAACACAAATGAATATTTGAAGTGTGTGAATGTCGGGCTCTTATGCGTGCAAGAAGATCCAAGTGATCGTCCGACAATGTCTAATGTAGTTTTCATGCTTGGCAGTGAAGCTGCAACTCTTCCAAACCCTAAACAGccagcttttgttcttagaagaTGCCCTTCTAGCAGAGCTTCTTCTTCTAGTAAGCCTGAAACCTGCTCTAACAACGTGTTAACAGTGACTTTGGACGATGGACGATAA